In Uranotaenia lowii strain MFRU-FL chromosome 2, ASM2978415v1, whole genome shotgun sequence, one genomic interval encodes:
- the LOC129745469 gene encoding proteasome subunit beta type-5 translates to MALADVCGLSKTGLFDPSPMGYQSFQRDLTVGCQNLDNNFSLAVPPYQDPAHNLAKLQSHGESSGIKMDFDHGTTTLGFRFQGGVILAVDSRATGGQFIGSQTMKKIVEINDYLLGTLAGGAADCVYWDRVLAKECRIYELRNKERISVAAASKIMSNIVYYYKGMGLSMGMMLAGYDKRGPQLYYIDSEGTRTPGKVFSVGSGSIYAYGVLDSGYRWDLKDEEAQDLGRRAIYHATHRDAYSGGIVRVYHIKPTGWVNISNQDCMDLHFKYQEEKDQKFGA, encoded by the exons atggCTTTAGCAGACGTTTGTggcctttcaaaaacgggactTTTCGATCCCTCCCCAATGGGCTACCAATCCTTCCAGCGGGACTTGACCGTGGGCTGCCAAAACTTGGACAACAATTTCTCGCTAGCGGTTCCGCCATACCAGGAC CCGGCTCACAATTTGGCCAAACTGCAATCCCATGGCGAATCCAGTGGAATCAAGATGGATTTCGATCACGGAACCACCACGCTTGGGTTCCGATTCCAGGGAGGTGTCATCTTGGCCGTGGATTCCCGAGCCACTGGTGGTCAGTTCATCGGATCCCAGACCATGAAGAAGATCGTGGAAATCAATGATTATCTGTTGGGAACGTTGGCTGGAGGAGCAGCCGATTGTGTTTACTGGGATAGAGTGTTGGCCAAGGAATGCCGGATCTACGAACTGAGAAATAAGGAACGCATTTCGGTAGCCGCTGCCAGCAAAATAATGTCCAATATTGTTTACTACTACAAGGGAATGGGACTTAGCATGGGTATGATGCTGGCCGGATACGACAAGCga GGACCTCAACTGTACTACATTGATTCTGAGGGAACCCGAACACCCGGAAAAGTTTTCTCCGTAGGAAGTGGATCCATCTATGCCTATGGTGTTTTGGATTCCGGCTATCGGTGGGATTTGAAAGACGAAGAGGCGCAAGATTTGGGTCGACGGGCCATCTATCATGCTACCCATCGGGACGCTTATTCCGGTGGCATTGTGCGAGTGTACCACATCAAGCCGACCGGATGGGTCAACATTTCCAACCAGGATTGTATGGACTTGCACTTCAAGTACCAGGAGGAGAAGGACCAGAAGTTCGGGGCTTAA
- the LOC129745362 gene encoding coatomer subunit delta has translation MVLIAAAVCTKAGKTIVSRQFVEMTKARIEGLLAAFPKLMTSGKQHTFVETDSVRYVYQPLEKLYMLLITTKASNILEDLETLRLFSKVIPEYCRSLEEKEIIENAFDLIFAFDEIVALGYRESVNLAQIKTFVEMDSHEEKVYQAVRQTQEREAKQKMRERAKELQRQRMEQKKSGGGGRLPFATVGGAEGFGNNSSGGISNHSSISSASIGIGEIKAASSAPKPAAPKNALKLGGKNRDVDSFVDQLKSEGEKVVANPTPSSAQTAAVKAKPVSDVPMDDVHLRMEDKITVRVGRDGGLQNFELSGLLTLRIADEKYGRIRVQLDNSDQRGIQLQTHPNVDKELFKSRCQIGLKNPAKPFPLNTDVGVLKWRYQTQDESAVPLTINCWPSENAEGGCDVNIEYELEHPRLELHDVCITIPMPMNITPSIAECDGDYNHDSRKNVLYWNLPVIDASSKQGSMEFSVPNSIPGDFFPLDVSFTSKIPYADLKPLKIQLVEDETDVKYSTETLFFAEKYEIV, from the exons ATGGTTCTCATAGCAGCGGCCGTATGCACCAAAGCTGGCAAAA CAATCGTCTCCCGGCAGTTCGTCGAGATGACCAAGGCTCGAATCGAGGGACTGCTCGCAGCTTTCCCGAAGCTGATGACATCCGGTAAGCAGCACACTTTCGTGGAAACCGATTCAGTTCGGTACGTGTATCAGCCCTTGGAAAAGCTGTACATGCTGCTGATCACCACTAAAGCCAGTAACATCCTGGAGGATTTGGAGACGCTTCGATTGTTCTCGAAAGTG ATTCCAGAATACTGTCGTTCACTCGAGGAAAAAGAAATCATAGAAAATGCATTTGACTTGATTTTTGCCTTCGATGAAATCGTTGCACTCGGTTATCGAGAGAGCGTCAATCTGGCTCAGATCAAAACCTTCGTCGAGATGGATTCGCACGAGGAGAAGGTGTACCAAGCTGTTCGGCAAACGCAGGAACGGGAAGCCAAGCAGAAGATGCGAGAACGCGCGAAAGAATTGCAACGACAGCGAATGGAACAGAAGAAGAGCGGCGGAGGTGGCCGTCTTCCGTTTGCAACCGTTGGCGGTGCTGAAGGATTCGGGAACAACTCCAGTGGAGGAATTTCGAACCACTCGTCCATTTCGTCTGCCTCGATTGGAATCGGCGAAATCAAGGCGGCTTCCTCGGCACC GAAACCGGCTGCTCCGAAGAATGCGCTTAAACTTGGCGGTAAGAATCGCGATGTGGATTCCTTCGTTGATCAGCTCAAAAGTGAAGGCGAAAAGGTTGTTGCAAACCCAACACCTTCTTCAGCTCAGACAGCTGCTGTAAAGGCCAAACCTGTTTCGGATGTCCCGATGGATGA tgtTCACCTTCGCATGGAGGACAAGATTACGGTTCGTGTTGGTCGCGACGGGGGTTTGCAAAACTTTGAACTGTCTGGCTTGCTAACGCTTCGCATAGCCGACGAAAAGTACGGTCGTATTCGGGTACAGCTGGACAACTCGGACCAGCGAGGCATCCAACTACAAACTCATCCCAATGTGGACAAAGAGCTGTTCAAGAGTCGATGCCAGATCGGTTTAAAGAACCCTGCGAAACCGTTCCCACTCAATACGGATGTCGGTGTGCTTAAATGGCGCTACCAGACGCAGGATGAGTCCGCCGTACCGCTGACTA TAAATTGCTGGCCATCGGAAAATGCAGAGGGTGGATGTGATGTCAACATTGAGTATGAGTTAGAACATCCTCGACTAGAGCTGCATGACGTCTGCATAACTATTCCAATGCC CATGAACATAACTCCCTCGATTGCGGAATGCGACGGAGACTACAATCATGATTCTCGTAAGAATGTTCTTTACTGGAATCTGCCCGTCATAGACGCCTCCAGCAAACAGGGTTCAATGGAATTCAGCGTACCCAATTCTATCCCGGGAGACTTCTTCCCCTTGGAT GTTTCTTTCACATCGAAGATCCCGTACGCCGATCTGAAACCGCTCAAGATCCAGCTGGTGGAAGACGAGACCGATGTAAAATATTCCACGGAAACGCTTTTCTTCGCAGAGAAGTACGAAATTGTGTAA